A stretch of DNA from Verrucomicrobiia bacterium:
GCGCGGCGGTCGGCGGCATTGCCGGCGGGCTCGTCGGCATGGGCATTCCGGAATACGAAGCCCGGCTCTACGAGGGGAAGATCGTGACCGGGAACATCCTCATCTGCGTCCACGCGGAAAACAACGAGGAAAAAGACGTGATCATGGACATTTACCGCAAAGGCAATGCCCGCGACATTTCCGCCACGAAAGAGGTCGCGGTCTAACGAATGGGTGAGTTATGCCGTACAAAAAATCTTTTTCGTACTGGAGCGAAGGCAGCCTTCTCGGAAATTTTCCCGCCCTTGACCGGGACCTCACGGCCGACGTGGTGGTTGTGGGCGGAGGCCTTACCGGCATCACGATGGCTTACCTGCTCGCGGAAGCGGGCTGCGACGTGGCGCTGGTCGAGCGGCATTCACTCTGCGCCGGGGACACGGGGCGCACGACCGCGCACCTGACCGCTTTTTTGGACGCTTCCTACTCCGAGCTCATCAAAATTCACGGCGAGGAAAAAGCCGCGCTCGCGGCCTCAAGCCACCGCGAGGCCATCCACTTCATCGAGTCCACGGTCTGCAAAGAAGGAATCGAATGCAGTTTCCAAAGGCTCGAAGGCGTGCTGCTCGAGACGCCGGAATGGAGCACGGAAAAGGACCTGAAGAAGGAAGTCGAGGCGTTCCGGCGGGTGGGATTCGCCGGCGCATCCCTGTGCGCCGAAAATCCGATCGCGTCGTGGCCCGGCGCCTGCGTGAGGCTTCCCGGACAGGCGCGCTTCCATCCGCTCGAATACCTCCAGGGGCTCCTGAAGAAAATCCAGCAGCGCGGCGGAAAAATTTATACGCACACGCCGGTGATCAAGCGCGAGAAAGAAACGCTGACTACCGAACGCCATCATCAGATCCGCGCCCGGCACGTCGTGCTCGCGACCCATGCGCCGGTCGGCGAGGTCTCCGTTTTTCTCAAGCAGGCGCCGTACCGCACTTACGTGGTCGCGGGGCGCGTGCCGCATGACCTCGTCCACGACGCGCTTTATTGGGACATGGCCGACCCGTACCACTACGTCCGGCTGCAGCCGCTCGACGGCGCCTCCGACCTTTTGATCGTGGGCGGGGAAGACCACAAAACCGGCCAGCCCGAGACCGACGATCCGGAAGAGCCTTTCCGAAACCTGGAAGGCTGGGCCTACCGTTATTTTCCCGGCGTCGAAGAATTCCTGTACCAATGGTCGGGCCAGGTGTGGGAACCCGCGGACGGCCTGGCGTTCATCGGGCATGCGGGCGGGGACGAGAAATTGTATCTTGCGACGGGATACTCGGGAAACGGGATGACGCACGGAACGATCGCGGCCCAGCTTCTCAGCGACCTGATCCTCGGCCTGCCGAATCCGTGGACGGAGCTTTACGATCCGTCGAGAAAAAAACTAGGCGGGCTGCGCGAGGCCGCCAAAGAAAATTTCAACGTGGCCAAACAATATGCCGCGGATTACCTGAAAGCCGGCGAGATTCCGTCCGTCGACGAGCTGAAGCCGGGGGACGGCGCCGTCTTGAAGCACGGCGCGGCGCCGTACGCCGTGTACCGGGACGAAAAGGGGAACCTTCATGCCTTTTCCGCGGTGTGCACGCATCTGGGCTGCGTCGTGAAATGGAACGGCACGGAAAAATCGTTCGACTGCCCCTGCCACGGGTCCCGCTTCTCCTGCCAGGGCGAAGTGCTTAACGGCCCGGCCGTCGAGAATCTCCGGAAAAAAGAAATCGATCAAGTCATGGGGGCGCATCATGAACACTAAGAACCCGGATTCCAAAAAAGAAAAAAAGCCGGAGCCCCGCCAGCCCGCGGTCTGTCCCGAATGCGGCATGGACCGCACGGATTGGTCGAACAAAGGCAAAGGCGTGGTTCACGACGACGTCACTTACTGCTGCGTCGGATGCGCCGAAGGCCGCGACTGTGAGTGCGAGTAAAGCCGACGGACTTTTTTTTATTTCCTCTCAGGGCTCTTCCTTCCCAACCTGTCAGACAATTTCTTAGGGGTGTCTGATTCCTGCGGCATAAAAAGCTCCTTC
This window harbors:
- a CDS encoding FAD-dependent oxidoreductase — protein: MPYKKSFSYWSEGSLLGNFPALDRDLTADVVVVGGGLTGITMAYLLAEAGCDVALVERHSLCAGDTGRTTAHLTAFLDASYSELIKIHGEEKAALAASSHREAIHFIESTVCKEGIECSFQRLEGVLLETPEWSTEKDLKKEVEAFRRVGFAGASLCAENPIASWPGACVRLPGQARFHPLEYLQGLLKKIQQRGGKIYTHTPVIKREKETLTTERHHQIRARHVVLATHAPVGEVSVFLKQAPYRTYVVAGRVPHDLVHDALYWDMADPYHYVRLQPLDGASDLLIVGGEDHKTGQPETDDPEEPFRNLEGWAYRYFPGVEEFLYQWSGQVWEPADGLAFIGHAGGDEKLYLATGYSGNGMTHGTIAAQLLSDLILGLPNPWTELYDPSRKKLGGLREAAKENFNVAKQYAADYLKAGEIPSVDELKPGDGAVLKHGAAPYAVYRDEKGNLHAFSAVCTHLGCVVKWNGTEKSFDCPCHGSRFSCQGEVLNGPAVENLRKKEIDQVMGAHHEH